CAGCCCTGACAATCTCCTGGATGGCGATCCGATCACGGCCTGGGCCGAGGGCGGCGAGGGTCCGGGCCTGGGCGAGTGGGTGGAGTTCACCTTTCCCGAGACCGTGAGCATGCGACGGATGCGCCTGCGCAACGGTGTGCAGGATCCCACTTGGTTCGAGAAGTACAATCGGGTCAAGACCCTGGAGCTGGTTTTCCCGGACGGCGCGCGGCGGCGGGTGGAGCTGGCCGATTCCCGCGACGAACAGGTGGTGGACCTGGGCGGGGCGCGCGGGTCATGGCTGCGTCTGGTTATCGTGGACGTCTACAAGTGTTCGGTTTTCTTCAACGCCAAGACCACCTGCCTGAGCGAGGTGGTCGTCGAGACCTCCGCCGCGGAGACGCAGGCCGAGGGACCGGCGACGGCGGCCCTGGCCCAGGCCCTGGAGAAGGGCCCGGAGACTCCGGCCAGGCCCGCCGCCAAGGGTGCGCCCAAGGATGCGGCCAAGACCGGGCACGGAGCCGGAGCCGCCGTGCTCACGACGGAGCCCGCGCCCGCGCCGGCGCGGGGCAAGCCCAGCGGCGACCGCGACGGCGCGGAGCTGATGGCGGAATTCCAGCGCGGCGGCGACGCCGTGGGCGTGATCCGGGAGTATTATCGCCGCCTGATCACCTTGGACGACTCCTTTCCCCAGGTCTTCGCCCGTCAGGTGCGCGACCAGGAGGCCTTCGTCTTCGAGATGTTCCGAGAGTTCCAGCGCAAGCGCAAGACCTTCGAGAAGTTCCGCAACGCCTTGCTGGACATGGACAAGCTGTCCATGAAGTTCCAGACCATCGATCCGGACCGGGTACGGGTCGAGGTCAGCGGCACGTATACCATCTTCGTGGCCGACACCTACGAGGACGTGCCCGAGAACACCCTCTTCATACTCCTGCGCGAGGACGGCCGCTGGCGTATCCTGGAGCGCCAGGACGGAGCGGTGGATCCCAAGAAATGAAAGACGGCCCGGATGACCGGGCCGTCTTTTTTTCGTCTGTTCGAGAGTCGGATGGCGGGACTACTTGCCGCCCTTGCCTCCACCGCCTCCGCCGCCGTTGCCACCACCTCCGCCGTTACCGCCTCCGTTGCCTCCGCCGTTGCCCTTGCCTCCGCCCTTGCCTCCGCCGTTGCCCTTGCCCTTGCCGGAGTTGCCGGAGGACGAGGAGCCGTTCGCCTTGCCCGAGGCGTGGGCCAGCCCCACGGCCTTGGAACCCTTGGCCTGCTCCACGGTCATCTGCTCGACCTCGGCGGTCTTCATGCTGCGGGTGGTCTGGCCGAGGGCCAGGCCCAGGGACGCCTGGGTGCGGGTGCGCTCACGGGTGGCGACTTGGGCGGCCTTGCCCAGGCCCAGGGTGCTGGGGTGCACTCCCAGCTCATGGGCGATTTGGCCCCAGCCCATGCCCGCCGCGCGCATTCCGGCGATGTCGGCGGCGGACACCGATCCCACGGCCGCCGCGGCCGCCTCGGCCTTGGCTTCGGCCTCGGCCACGGCCTGCTCGGCGGCGGCCACGGCCGCCGGATCGGCGGTGGGATCGGCCTGGATGGCGGCCAGGGCCTGCTGCGCCGAGGCCAGATCGGCCAGGGCCTGTTCGGCGGCCAGATCGGCCTTGGCGGCCGCGGCCTCGGCCAAGGCTTCGGCCTTGGCGGCCTGGGCCGGGTTGCTGAAGGCCGGGGCGGTGTCGCCCGTGGCCGACGTGTCGGCGGTCGTGGCGGAATCTCCCGTGGCGGTCGTATCGCCAGTGGTCGTGTCCTGCGCCCGGGCCGACAGCGGCGTGAGCAGCAGGGCCAGGGTCAGGGCGATCCCAAGCATCTTTATTCCACTGTTCATGTCTGTATCCTCCGGTCCGCCTGTTCAGCGGACCTGGGTCACGAAGTTGACGGATTGCCGCACACGCCAGGTCTTGCCCCCGGCCGCGACCTTTTCAGCCGAGCCGAACCAGCTCAGAGGCAGCCGCCCGGCGTCCAGCCCGTCTCCGGCGGCGAGGAGCTCCTTCCGTACGGCCTGGGCCCGGGCCTTGGCCAGGGCGGGTTTGCCTTCGGCGTAGGTCACGATGTGCAGCACGATGTCGCGGCGGTTGGAGAGCATGGCCGCGAGCATCTCCAGGGAGGGCAGGCTGTCGGCGCTCACCCGGCCCTTGGAGTCGAACTCGACGGCCTTGATGGTCGTCCGCCGTTGTCCCACGTACACGTTGCGGTATTCGAAACCGCCCCTGGCGTTGAGCCGGTCCGTGGCCGCCAGGGCCATCCCGCCTTCGGGATGGAGGTCCAGGAACGTCTTCCAGGCGCGCCGGGCCTCGTCCGTGCGATGCATTTCATCCAGGGCCAGAGCCCGGTCGTAGAGGGCTTCGGGCTGTTCGGGAGCCAGACGCAGCACCTTGTCGTATTGCGCGGCGGCTTCGGCCCATTGCCCGCGGTCCAGGAGGTTGTGGGCCAGGTAGAGGTTGGCCGCCAGGTGCTTGGGCTCCAGACGGAGAGCTTGCTCGTACTGGCTCCGCTCCCGGTCCTGGTCGCCCAGGGCCCAGTAGCCCACGCCGAGCCAGAAGTGTGCGTCGGCGTCGCCGGGATCCTGGCGCACGGCCTGCTCCAGGGAGGACACGGCCTCACCGGGCTCGTTCAGGGCCAGGTGGTAGCGCCCCAGCCAATAAGCGGTCCCCGGCTCCCCGGGGTGCTCCCGGAGTTCCCTGTCGAACTCCGCGATGCCCTCCTTGTACTTGCCCTGGTTCATGTACCAGGGGCCCCGGACCTGGGCGTTGTAGGTCTGTCGCATGGTCGCGCAGCCCGTCATGGCGAGCGTCGCGGCCAGGGCCACCATGATGACCGTCTTCTTGTTCATGAACCGGCTCCAGAGATCGTGTTTCCGGAAACGAGGCGCCTCATGTCCCGATATACGCGGCGTCCTCGGACAGGGTCACAGGCTGAACGTCATTTTGCCGAAGATCGCGGGGAAGTTCCCAAGTCGCGAATGGTTAAATTCAGACGGACCGCGGCCTCACGCAGGCCTCCGCCGTCGCGCAGGGTTTCCAGGGCCGCCTCGCGCACGGTCTGGGGCGGTGTCCCCCGTTTCAGGGCGGACGCCGCCAGGCGGGGAAACTGGAGCCATTCCGGAGCCAGCCCCCCGCGCTCCAGGCCCGCGTCGGCAACGGTCCGGGCGTCCTCCGGCGGCAGCCCGGCCCGAGCCAGGAAGGCCATGAGCCGCGCCGACTGGGAGAATTGCTCCGGGGATGCCTGTGGATGGCGCTGAGCCAGCCCGCGCAACTCCTCCCGCGCAAGTCCGGCGGCCAGGGCCTCGGCCAGTCCGGCCAGGGCCTCGGCGGGCGGCGCGGCCTCGTCGGGGATGTTCGGCAGGGCGCGGGCGAAGAGAAGGTCGTCCAGACGGCGTTCCAGGGCCGCCCGCAGAACCTCCGGCCGCACGGACTTGGCCAGGCCCTCGTCCAGCTTGTCGGCCAGGAGTCCCGGCGGCAGGCCCGCATCACAGGCCCGGACCAGGGGCGCGAGGATGGCCTCGCCCTCGGACGGGGTCGCCTGTCCCTTGGCCACGGCGGTGAGCACCCGGGCCACGCTGTCCTCGGGGGCTCCGCAGGCCAGGGCCCGGCGCGCGGCCTCGTTCGCGGAATCCTGGGCCAGGACCGGGGCGCAGCCCAACCAAAGGAGGGCCGCCAGGGCCGGCAACAGACTAAATGTTCTGTTCATGGCCGTTCGCCAGGAAAAGGACGGAGTTGCGGTTGCCGAAGCCGTCGTCCGTGGTCATGGACGAGGCCGGGTCGGGCACGGCCTGTCGCCCGTCGGCCAGGAAGACGTACTCGTGACTGCCCGGGGGAAGTTGCGTCTTCAGTATCCAGGCCCGTTCCCGTTCGGAATAGCGCATCTCGAATCCCGTCGGATTCCAGCGGTTGAAGGAGCCGATGACCGCCACGGTGCGGGCCCGGCCGTCGGGATCGGGCAGGAGGAAGGTCACGGGGAGCAGGCCGGAGGCGGTTTCCGTCACCGTGTCGGGGCGCAGGGCGCCCCGCAGGGCCGGCAGGACCAGAAGGAGCAGCAGGCAGGCGGCCGCCGCGAGGCGCAGGGGCGTGACGGTCAGCGGATGCGGGGTGCGTGCCCATATCCAGGCCCGCTGCCGGAAAGAGGGCCGCTTGGGCGCGATCCCGCGCAACACCCCGGCCGCGAAGCCGACGGGCGGTTCCTCCATCGGCAGGTCGCGCATGGCCCGCGTCAGGGCCGCGTCCAGGATTTCAGACGATGCAGTGGTCTTCAGCTCGGCGTCAGGCATGACCGTCCACCTCCAGGGTCCGCCGCAGGCGCTCCAGGCCTCGGCTCACCCGCATCTTCGCGGCGCTCAGGGAAATGCCCAGGATTTGGGCCACCTCCTTGAGCGGCAGTTCCTCACGGTAATACAGCACCAGCGCCTCGTGCTGCTCCAGAGGCAGCGCCTCCAGGGCCCGGCCCACCCTCCGGAGGTCGAGCAGGGCGGCCAGTTCGTCCTGCTGGGTTCCGCCGTCGCCGCAGACCGTCACCGAATCCAGGGTCTCCGGCTCGGCCTCCAGGTGGCCGCGCGAGGCCCGCAGCCAATCCCGGGCGCGGTTCAGGCCGATGGCGTAAAGCCAGGAGAAGAAGCGCGCTCCGGGGCGGAAGCGCTCCAGGTTCTCGTAGGCCCGGATGAAGGTGTCCTGGGCCAGGTCGGCGGCCGTGTCGGCCGATTTCACGGCGCGCAGCATGAGGTTGTAGACCGGGCGCTGGTAGCGGGTCACGAGCAGCCCGAAGGCCGCCGTGTTCCCGGCCAGCGTCTCCCGGATCAGGTCGTTGTCGTCGTCCATGTTCCCCGGCGTTCCGTCATCCCCTGGGCGTCGTGGAGGCTCACGCGCGGGCCCCCTCACACCATATACGCTCGGGAAGAGGGAAAAGTCACCGACGCCCGCCGCATTCGCCGCGATCCAGCCCGGCCTACCCTTGCCGCCGCTCCGGGCTTGGGCTAGGGTGCTTCCGGTCGGAGGAATCATGCCAGCCGAAAACCCCGTATTGACGGCCATCAGGGAACGCCGGAGCATCCGCCGCTACAGCGGCGACCCCGTTTCCCGCGAGGAGATCGAGGCCATCCTGGAGGCCGGGCGCTGGGCCCCCAGCGGCCTGAATCACCAGGCCTGGCGTTTTCTCGTGCTGCGCCGCGACGACCCGCGCCGGGCCGCCCTGGCCGGGCTGACCAAGTACGCCCACATCCTGGAGCGGGCCCAGGCCCTGATCTGCGTCTTCCTGGCCCGGTCGGAGATGTACAATCCCATGAAGGACCACCAAGGCGCGGGGGCCTGCCTCCAGAACATGCTCCTGGCCGCCCATTCCCTGGGGCTGGGCGCGGTCTGGATCGGCGAGATCGTGAACCAGGAGCCGCGCGTCACCGAGGCCCTGGGCCTGGACCCCGCGGACCTTGAAATGCAGGCCGTCGTGGCCCTGGGCCATCCGGACCAGAAAGGCTCGGCCGACCGCAAGCCCCTTTCCGCCCTGCTTTTGGAGGATATTTCGTGACCGACATCCGCGTCTTTCCCCTTGGCATGCTCCAGACCAACTGCTACCTGCTGGCCCGCGACGGCCGCGCCGTGGCCGTGGACCCGGGCGGCGACCCCGGCCCCCTGCTGGAGTTCCTCAAGGACCGGAACCTCGTGCTGGAGCGCATCCTGAACACGCACCTGCACTTCGACCACATCGCGGGCAACGCGGCCCTGTCCCGGGCCACGGGCGCGCCGATCCTGGCCCCGGAGGCGGATCGCTTTCTGTTGGAGACCGAATTGGGCCGAGGCGGCGTCATGGGCCTGCCGCTGGTCGAGGATTTCATCTTCGCCGACCTGCCCTTGGGCGAGACCATGTTCCTGGACCTGCCGTGCCTGATCCTGCCCACCCCCGGGCACACCCCCGGCAGTGTGACCCTGCATTTCCCCGGCCTGGCGGCCGCCTTCGTGGGCGACCTCATCTTCCAGCGCTCCGTGGGCCGCACCGATTTTCCCGGCGGGGACATGAAGATCCTTCAGGAGTCCATCCAGGCCAGGATATTCACCCTGCCGCCGGCCACCGCGCTCTATCCCGGCCACGGCCCGGCCACCACCGCCGGGGACGAGAAAACCCACAACCCCTTCTTTGGGGCCATGACCTACTAGGGAGCCCAACATGGACGAACTCGGACCCAAGGCGGCGGTCTTTTCCTGCACGCACAAGGCCCAGGGCAACAGCAACGACGCCGCGCACCTCTTCGTGCGCGGGGTGGAGGCCGCCGGCGGTCAGGCCGACACCATCTACCTGCGCAAGATCAAGATCCTGCCCTGCACGGCCTGCGGCATCTGCGAGAAGGATCCGGAAAGCCCCTGCATCCTGGCCGAGAAGGACTACGCGGCCGAGATGTTCGACCTGCTCATGACCGCGCCGTTCGCGTTCTTCTCCTCGCCCATCTACTTTTATCATCTGCCCTCGATCTTCAAGACCTGGATCGATCGCAGCCAGCAGGTCTGGGCCGCCAAGCACAAGGGCGACCCCAAGGTGGTGGGCCTGCCCCGGCGTCCGGCCTATGTCTGCCTTCTGGCGGGCCGCAGGGAGGGCGAGAAGCTCTTCGACGGCGCGCTCCTCACGTTGAAGTACTTCCTGGACAGCTTCAACCTGGAGATCCGCGATCCCATGACCCTCAAGGGCGTGGACAAGGTGGGCGACCTGGAGAAGGACGAGGCGGCCACGGAGGCGCTCTTCAACCTCGGCAAGACCGCCTGGGAGCGCTACGCCGCCGAGGCCAAGAAGGACTAGCCGTGTTCGAGCGGCTGCGGCGGAGCCTGTCCGCCCTGGGCCTGCTGGAATCCCGCTGCCCGGCCTGCGGCCTGCTCCAGGACGGGCCCGCCCGGCTCTGCCCGGTCTGCGCCGAACGCCTCGCGCCGCGCCGGGGCGGATACTGCCCCGGCTGCGGGGCCCTGGCCCAGGATCCGGGGCTGCCGCCGTTGCTCTGCCTTCAGTGTTCGGCCGAGCCCCGGCCCTGGGACCGGCTGTATTTTCACGGGCCCTACGAGGGGTTGTTGCGCGACCTGATTCTGCGCTACAAATTCGCCCGCTCCCTAGGCCTGGGACGACTGCTCCAGGAACTGGCCCTGAACGCCTTCCGGCCCGGACGGGAGCCCCTGCCCGAGGTGCTGGTCCCCGTGCCGCTGCATCCGTGGCGGCTGCTCTGGCGTGGCTACAACCAGAGCCTGGAGCTGGCCCGGCTGCTCTCCCGCCGCGCGGGCGTGCCCCTGGCCGCACGGGCCCTGCGCCGGGTGCGGCGGACCACGCCGCAGACCCGAGTGCCCGGCCATCGTCGACGCGAGAACATCCGCGACGCCTTCGTCGCCGATCCGGCCCAGGTGGGAGGGCGGCGGGTGCTCCTGGTGGACGACGTGCTGACCACCGGCGCGACCCTGGAGGAGGGGGCCCGGACCCTGAAGCGCGCCGGGGCGGCGCGGGTCGAGGTTCTGGTGCTAGCCAAGACGCCGTAAGCAATATGGCGTCTTGATTGATTTTTTCCGCCCGGCCCTGGAATGAAAAAAATGTGTGCCGGGGCTTGACTTTCGCCCCCTGTTGCGGATAATTTGCCCCTTCTCGAACGATGGAGGATTACGCATGTTCGCAATCATTGAAACCGGCGGGAAGCAGTTTCGCGTCGAGGAAGGCCTCGAGTTCAACGTGGAACTCCTGAACGTCGAATCCGGCTCCGAGCTGGCCATCGACAAGGTTCTGCTCGTGGACAAGTCCGGCGACACCAAGATCGGAACCCCTTACGTCGAGGGCGCCAAGGTGGCCTGCCAGGTGCTGGGCCATGGCCGCGGCGAGAAGATCATCGTCTTCCACAAGAAGAAGCGCAACGACTTTCACAAGAAGCAGGGCCACCGTCAGGACTTCACCCGCCTGAAGGTCACGTCCATCCAGGCTTAGCAGGAGGTCAGTCATGGCTCACAAGAAAGCGGGCGGCAGCTCCAGGAACGGTCGCGACAGTCAGGGCCAGCGTCGGGGCGTGAAGCGCTTCGGCGGCCAGCAGGTTCTGGCCGGCAACATCCTGGTGCGCCAGCTCGGCACCAAGATCCACCCCGGCAAGAACGTCGGCGTCGGCAAGGACTGGACCCTGTTCGCCCTCATCGACGGCATGGTCAAGTACGAGAAGTACACCCGCAACAACAAGGTCAAGACCCGGGTTCACATCCTCCCGGCCGAGGCCTAGTCCCTTTTCGGCATCAGCGGGGCAGGGGACGCGCGCCGCGCGTCCCCTGCCTTTTTTTGTCCCGGCGCGCGGATCGCGCCCCGGCGTTGCCCTCGGGCCCGGGGCAGGGTAGAGGTTCCCCATGCGGTTCATCGACGAAGCCACCATCACCGTGCGCTCAGGCAAGGGCGGCAACGGATGCCTATCTTTCCGCCGGGAAAAGTACATCCCCAAGGGCGGCCCGGACGGCGGCGACGGCGGCAAGGGCGGCGACGTGGTCCTCATGGCCGCCGAACGCATCCTCACGCTCTTCGACTTCCGGCTCAAGCGCCTCTACGAGGCCCGCAACGGCGAGGGCGGCATGGGCAAGGACCGCTTCGGGGCCAATGCCGCCGACCTGGTCCTGGAACTGCCTGTGGGCACCCAGGTTTTCGAGGTGGCCGAGGACGGCTCCGAGACGCTGGTGGCCGACCTGACCATCCCAGGCGAACCTGTGGTGGTCTGCAAGGGCGGCGACGGCGGTCGGGGCAACATCCATTTCAAGTCCGCCGTGAACCAGGCCCCGCGCCGGGCCGAGAAGGGCTGGCCCGGCCAGGAGAAACATCTGCGCCTGGTGTTGAAGATCCTGGCCGACGTGGGGCTGCTCGGCCTGCCCAACGCGGGCAAGTCCACCTTCCTCGCCGCCGTCTCGGCGGCCCGGCCCAAGATCGCGGCCTATCCCTTCACCACGTTGACCCCGAACCTCGGCGTTCTCCACGACGACGAGGGGCGGCGGCTGGTCATCGCGGACATCCCGGGACTCATCGAGGGAGCCAGCCAGGGCCTCGGCCTGGGGCACAAGTTTCTCAAGCATGTGGAGCGCACGCGTTTCCTCGTGCACCTGCTCGGCACGGACGAGATCCGCGAGGACGATCCGTTCCTCGGCTTCCGCCTGCTGGACGAGGAGCTGGAGCGGTTCGACCCGCGCCTAGCCAGCAAGGACCAGATTCGGGTGGTGAACAAGATCGACCTCCTGGACGCCGCGGCCTTGGACGCCCTCAAGAGCAAAGCCGCCGCGGCCGGGCTTTCGGTATTCTTCGTCTCGGCCCTGCGCGGCGACGGGCTGGAGGATCTGGTGGACGAGATCTGGCGGCGCAACCTGGCCCTCGAAGAGCCCCGGGACGCGGCCGAAGGGAGCGAGGCGTCATGAGCGCAGGCGAGGACAGGAAAGCGGCCCTCGAACGGGCCCGGCGCGTGGTGGTCAAGGTCGGTAGCGCCATCCTGACCACGAAGACGGGGCTTGATCCCCGCGCGGTGAACCGACTGGCCGACCAGTTGGCCGGGCTGCACGACCGGGGCCTGGAGCTGGTCCTGGTTTCCTCCGGAGCCGTGGCCGCCGGACGAGGCCTCATGCGCTCCCTGAACCAGGAAAGCGCGCTGGAGCTCACCGACCTGCCCGGC
The nucleotide sequence above comes from Desulfovibrio aminophilus DSM 12254. Encoded proteins:
- a CDS encoding NADase-type glycan-binding domain-containing protein produces the protein MRKLFAVALLVVSCWGVPAWAQGVSVTASSTASSLFMGFSPDNLLDGDPITAWAEGGEGPGLGEWVEFTFPETVSMRRMRLRNGVQDPTWFEKYNRVKTLELVFPDGARRRVELADSRDEQVVDLGGARGSWLRLVIVDVYKCSVFFNAKTTCLSEVVVETSAAETQAEGPATAALAQALEKGPETPARPAAKGAPKDAAKTGHGAGAAVLTTEPAPAPARGKPSGDRDGAELMAEFQRGGDAVGVIREYYRRLITLDDSFPQVFARQVRDQEAFVFEMFREFQRKRKTFEKFRNALLDMDKLSMKFQTIDPDRVRVEVSGTYTIFVADTYEDVPENTLFILLREDGRWRILERQDGAVDPKK
- a CDS encoding tetratricopeptide repeat protein, giving the protein MNKKTVIMVALAATLAMTGCATMRQTYNAQVRGPWYMNQGKYKEGIAEFDRELREHPGEPGTAYWLGRYHLALNEPGEAVSSLEQAVRQDPGDADAHFWLGVGYWALGDQDRERSQYEQALRLEPKHLAANLYLAHNLLDRGQWAEAAAQYDKVLRLAPEQPEALYDRALALDEMHRTDEARRAWKTFLDLHPEGGMALAATDRLNARGGFEYRNVYVGQRRTTIKAVEFDSKGRVSADSLPSLEMLAAMLSNRRDIVLHIVTYAEGKPALAKARAQAVRKELLAAGDGLDAGRLPLSWFGSAEKVAAGGKTWRVRQSVNFVTQVR
- a CDS encoding glycogen-binding domain-containing protein — encoded protein: MPDAELKTTASSEILDAALTRAMRDLPMEEPPVGFAAGVLRGIAPKRPSFRQRAWIWARTPHPLTVTPLRLAAAACLLLLLVLPALRGALRPDTVTETASGLLPVTFLLPDPDGRARTVAVIGSFNRWNPTGFEMRYSERERAWILKTQLPPGSHEYVFLADGRQAVPDPASSMTTDDGFGNRNSVLFLANGHEQNI
- a CDS encoding RNA polymerase sigma factor; amino-acid sequence: MDDDNDLIRETLAGNTAAFGLLVTRYQRPVYNLMLRAVKSADTAADLAQDTFIRAYENLERFRPGARFFSWLYAIGLNRARDWLRASRGHLEAEPETLDSVTVCGDGGTQQDELAALLDLRRVGRALEALPLEQHEALVLYYREELPLKEVAQILGISLSAAKMRVSRGLERLRRTLEVDGHA
- a CDS encoding nitroreductase family protein, translating into MPAENPVLTAIRERRSIRRYSGDPVSREEIEAILEAGRWAPSGLNHQAWRFLVLRRDDPRRAALAGLTKYAHILERAQALICVFLARSEMYNPMKDHQGAGACLQNMLLAAHSLGLGAVWIGEIVNQEPRVTEALGLDPADLEMQAVVALGHPDQKGSADRKPLSALLLEDIS
- a CDS encoding MBL fold metallo-hydrolase; translated protein: MLQTNCYLLARDGRAVAVDPGGDPGPLLEFLKDRNLVLERILNTHLHFDHIAGNAALSRATGAPILAPEADRFLLETELGRGGVMGLPLVEDFIFADLPLGETMFLDLPCLILPTPGHTPGSVTLHFPGLAAAFVGDLIFQRSVGRTDFPGGDMKILQESIQARIFTLPPATALYPGHGPATTAGDEKTHNPFFGAMTY
- a CDS encoding flavodoxin family protein; translated protein: MDELGPKAAVFSCTHKAQGNSNDAAHLFVRGVEAAGGQADTIYLRKIKILPCTACGICEKDPESPCILAEKDYAAEMFDLLMTAPFAFFSSPIYFYHLPSIFKTWIDRSQQVWAAKHKGDPKVVGLPRRPAYVCLLAGRREGEKLFDGALLTLKYFLDSFNLEIRDPMTLKGVDKVGDLEKDEAATEALFNLGKTAWERYAAEAKKD
- a CDS encoding ComF family protein, which gives rise to MFERLRRSLSALGLLESRCPACGLLQDGPARLCPVCAERLAPRRGGYCPGCGALAQDPGLPPLLCLQCSAEPRPWDRLYFHGPYEGLLRDLILRYKFARSLGLGRLLQELALNAFRPGREPLPEVLVPVPLHPWRLLWRGYNQSLELARLLSRRAGVPLAARALRRVRRTTPQTRVPGHRRRENIRDAFVADPAQVGGRRVLLVDDVLTTGATLEEGARTLKRAGAARVEVLVLAKTP
- the rplU gene encoding 50S ribosomal protein L21, with product MFAIIETGGKQFRVEEGLEFNVELLNVESGSELAIDKVLLVDKSGDTKIGTPYVEGAKVACQVLGHGRGEKIIVFHKKKRNDFHKKQGHRQDFTRLKVTSIQA
- the rpmA gene encoding 50S ribosomal protein L27, which gives rise to MAHKKAGGSSRNGRDSQGQRRGVKRFGGQQVLAGNILVRQLGTKIHPGKNVGVGKDWTLFALIDGMVKYEKYTRNNKVKTRVHILPAEA
- the obgE gene encoding GTPase ObgE — protein: MRFIDEATITVRSGKGGNGCLSFRREKYIPKGGPDGGDGGKGGDVVLMAAERILTLFDFRLKRLYEARNGEGGMGKDRFGANAADLVLELPVGTQVFEVAEDGSETLVADLTIPGEPVVVCKGGDGGRGNIHFKSAVNQAPRRAEKGWPGQEKHLRLVLKILADVGLLGLPNAGKSTFLAAVSAARPKIAAYPFTTLTPNLGVLHDDEGRRLVIADIPGLIEGASQGLGLGHKFLKHVERTRFLVHLLGTDEIREDDPFLGFRLLDEELERFDPRLASKDQIRVVNKIDLLDAAALDALKSKAAAAGLSVFFVSALRGDGLEDLVDEIWRRNLALEEPRDAAEGSEAS